One Diabrotica virgifera virgifera chromosome 3, PGI_DIABVI_V3a genomic window carries:
- the LOC126882239 gene encoding uncharacterized protein LOC126882239: MSMSDRTKKLLDLALDNVNKPDEEITTAPFYRLRPRAESRKNTTHNLPEDNESFVFSSDDSIIDPDITMQDLVGTYSYEDYDFPESNQSQLIWRHSLEIKTNAVLTTPPEKADLEDHQPTFVSLENVPCTGVYTETPAAYHSDPDVGVITSNEAPETADLEDHQPSFASLKNVPCTGVYTETPAAYHSDPDVGVITSNETPETADLEDHQPSFASLKNVPCTGVYTETPAAYHSDPDAGVITSNESPETADLEENQPTISSLENVSKREIANRIKIGKNKRKYPIKLVPCSRKCRRSCEVITSQQRKDIWEKYWDMSYVDRKRWLCNNIQIEKPKKVSTKPTEPKKKNKPKTESRYYFFPTTDEDGNKNNVQVCKTFFLNTLGFKCDAAITSVSKCVKSDPFIGNIKEKRGGRRRKVLVKTIIETHINSFHPCVSHYRRYNAPKVKYLPRELTLKLMFDDFKSKYPNFCAIESYRKVLKSMNISFCLPKSDKCSDCQILELKLSENPEDISIQEEYNLHKLKVAQSTSAYKNDSEKYSSPNYSGSEIKIVSMDLQKVLLLPVMPQFKDAFFVSKLVVFNLTFASLGKRGESVCVVWHEGLGDRSGSSIIDAIYCFINKHRDTKKFIIWSDNCTAQNKNYILYTSLIQIVNQVNGPDEITIKYLTKGHTHMSADGVHGNIESNIRKKNIYDFDDLKIAIEQSRAGLLVIEPTLGNKWQKKKRSVRKNNETEDPLNGFYLKDLVEVKFVKTKRTLFYKKDFNEADYEIIDFLQKKFDEKKPIERDYRIRGIESHKKKEIIQKLLPLMPMNRRKFWEDLPECVNAQDLVTNGEITDIIE, encoded by the coding sequence AAAAAATACAACACATAATCTTCCTGAAGACAATGAATCATTCGTGTTCTCTTCCGATGACTCGATTATTGATCCAGACATTACCATGCAAGATCTTGTTGGAACTTACAGCTATGAAGACTACGATTTTCCAGAATCAAATCAAAGTCAACTAATATGGAGACATTCTCTGGAAATAAAAACCAATGCGGTACTTACAACACCGCCAGAAAAAGCAGACTTGGAAGATCATCAGCCAACATTTGTATCTCTGGAAAATGTACCTTGTACAGGAGTTTATACGGAGACACCAGCAGCTTACCATTCGGACCCCGATGTTGGAGTAATTACGAGTAACGAAGCTCCAGAAACAGCAGACTTGGAAGACCATCAGCCATCATTTGCATCACTGAAAAATGTACCTTGTACAGGAGTTTACACAGAGACACCAGCAGCTTACCATTCGGACCCCGATGTTGGAGTAATTACGAGTAACGAAACTCCAGAGACAGCAGACTTGGAAGACCATCAGCCATCATTTGCATCACTGAAAAATGTACCTTGTACAGGAGTTTACACAGAGACACCAGCAGCTTACCATTCGGATCCCGATGCTGGAGTAATTACGAGTAACGAATCTCCAGAGACAGCAGACTTGGAAGAAAATCAGCCGACAATTTCATCACTGGAAAATGTATCAAAACGTGAAATAGCAAACAGAATAAAAATAggcaaaaataaaagaaaatacccAATAAAATTGGTCCCTTGCTCAAGAAAATGCAGAAGAAGCTGCGAGGTAATCACATCACAGCAAAGAAAAGACATATGGGAAAAATATTGGGACATGTCATATGTAGACAGAAAAAGGTGGCTTTGCAATAATATACAGATAGAAAAACCTAAAAAGGTAAGCACAAAACCAACtgaaccaaaaaagaagaataaacctaAGACAGAAAGCAGGTATTATTTTTTTCCAACAACCGATGAAGAtggtaataaaaataatgtccAAGTATGCAAGACGTTTTTTCTGAATACCTTAGGTTTTAAGTGTGATGCTGCCATAACGTCGGTAAGTAAGTGCGTAAAAAGTGATCCCTTCATCGGAAACATAAAGGAAAAAAGAGGTGGTAGAAGGAGAAAAGTTTTAGTCAAAACTATTATTGAAACACATATAAATTCATTCCATCCCTGTGTCAGCCATTACCGGCGATATAACGCACCTAAGGTTAAATATTTGCCTAGAGAGCTGacgttgaaattaatgtttgacgACTTCAAGTCCAAATATCCAAATTTTTGTGCAATTGAATCATATAGAAAAGTATTAAAATCGATGAATATATCTTTTTGTCTACCAAAAAGTGACAAGTGCAGTGATTGTCAGATCCTAGAATTAAAATTAAGTGAAAATCCTGAAGATATTTCCATTCAGGAAGAATATAACCTTCACAAATTAAAAGTTGCCCAGTCAACATCAGCATATAAAAATGACAGTGAAAAGTATAGCTCACCAAACTATTCAGGATCTGAAATAAAAATTGTATCAATGGATTTACAGAAAGTCCTTCTATTGCCAGTAATGCCACAATTCAAAGATGCCTTCTTTGTTAGTAAGCTAGTAGTTTTCAATTTAACTTTTGCTTCATTAGGAAAGAGAGGTGAAAGTGTGTGTGTAGTATGGCATGAAGGTCTAGGAGACAGAAGCGGAAGTAGCATCATAGATGCTATATATTGTTTCATTAACAAGCATCGCGATACAAAGAAATTCATCATTTGGTCAGACAATTGTACAgcgcaaaataaaaattatattttatacaccTCACTCATTCAAATTGTAAATCAAGTAAATGGACCTGATGAGATAACAATAAAATACTTAACTAAAGGACACACTCACATGTCAGCTGATGGTGTGCATGGAAATATCGAGTCCAATATAAGAAAAAAGAATATTTACGACTTTGACGATTTAAAAATTGCCATAGAGCAATCGAGGGCTGGTCTACTGGTTATAGAACCAACTCTAGGTAacaaatggcaaaagaagaaaagaagTGTCCGAAAAAATAATGAAACAGAAGATCCTCTTAATGGGTTTTATCTCAAGGATCTGGTTGAAGTGAAGTTTGTGAAAACCAAGAGgacattattttataaaaaagacTTCAATGAGGCAGATTATGAGATCATAGACTTCCTACAAAAGAAATTTGACGAAAAAAAACCGATTGAACGAGACTATAGAATACGAGGCATTGAATCACACAAAAAAAAGGAAATAATACAAAAGCTTCTCCCTCTTATGCCCATGAACAGGAGAAAGTTTTGGGAAGATTTACCTGAATGTGTGAATGCTCAAGATTTGGTAACGAATGGAGAAATTACGGATATCATTGAATGA